One stretch of Acidobacteriota bacterium DNA includes these proteins:
- a CDS encoding carbon-nitrogen hydrolase family protein: MSLRIALVQQHATRDKSENVARGLAHLETAAAKGARLACFAELAFEWFHPQRPAAPDHPTLAEPVPGPTTDAFREAARRLGMVVVLNLYERAAHGTFDSSPVIDADGRLLGVTRMTHITEYACFHEQGYYARGDTGPVVYDTRAGKVGVCICYDRHYPEMMRALALNGADLVVVPQAGTPGEWPDGLYEAELQVAAFQNGYFAALCNRVGREDTLEFSGESFVCAPNGRVLARAPAGEDHILYADLDLAEARTSHARRLFLQHRRPELYAGWLVK; the protein is encoded by the coding sequence ATGTCGCTTCGAATCGCCCTCGTCCAGCAGCACGCGACGCGCGACAAGTCGGAGAACGTCGCGCGCGGTCTCGCGCACCTGGAAACCGCCGCCGCGAAGGGCGCGCGGCTCGCATGCTTCGCCGAGCTGGCCTTCGAGTGGTTCCACCCGCAGCGCCCGGCCGCGCCCGATCACCCCACGCTCGCCGAGCCGGTTCCCGGCCCCACCACCGACGCGTTCCGCGAGGCCGCGCGCCGGCTGGGCATGGTGGTGGTGCTGAACCTCTACGAGCGTGCCGCCCACGGCACGTTCGACAGCTCGCCGGTCATCGACGCGGACGGCCGGCTCCTCGGCGTCACGCGCATGACCCACATCACGGAGTACGCCTGCTTTCACGAGCAGGGGTATTACGCCCGCGGCGACACGGGGCCCGTCGTCTACGACACGCGTGCCGGAAAGGTGGGCGTGTGCATCTGCTACGACCGCCACTACCCGGAGATGATGCGCGCGCTCGCGCTCAACGGCGCGGACCTCGTCGTCGTGCCGCAGGCGGGCACGCCGGGCGAGTGGCCGGACGGACTGTACGAGGCGGAGCTGCAGGTGGCCGCGTTTCAGAACGGCTACTTCGCCGCGCTGTGTAACCGCGTGGGCAGGGAAGACACGCTGGAGTTCTCGGGGGAGTCGTTCGTGTGCGCGCCAAACGGGCGCGTGCTCGCGCGCGCGCCGGCGGGCGAGGACCACATCCTGTATGCGGACCTCGATCTCGCGGAGGCGCGCACCTCACATGCGCGACGGCTCTTCCTCCAGCACCGCCGCCCGGAGCTGTACGCGGGCTGGCTGGTGAAGTAG
- a CDS encoding OmpA family protein codes for MVAPPVGRPPGRSFAIAVIVAYAVLPAGCSRDASSHAASPAAAAPAAAGSSAPTAGAGASAPGAPTAAAPGAQARALTPPANLDLSRFPGIPLSEGLIVVSGVAEERGDYEVVKRISLPTTDRVQISYSATVPVSGEPTELRGSRIVLARDLQSARIYRVRWLSGRTELARGTTALGISTEVFEEVRRDGRSECSLASIEQADSMIGATGLPSPEYEGELERVESHPVPIPVVLDGEREWLPAIHAKGTFEGLTGDVSAEFWFLDDPRNPLTLRAIIGTARLVVVRIDRPKSADSGRLERALSGDEQVELPGVYFEFASARLRPESDAALAEIAAVLRRHPDWKVRLEGHTDSVGSAESNLRLSRARAGAVRQAVVERLGTGEDRLQAEGFGQTRPRENNDTPESRARNRRVEIVRVR; via the coding sequence ATGGTGGCTCCGCCCGTTGGTCGTCCGCCGGGCCGCTCGTTTGCCATCGCCGTGATTGTCGCGTACGCCGTGCTGCCAGCCGGCTGCAGTCGCGACGCCTCCTCTCACGCGGCGTCGCCGGCCGCGGCCGCGCCCGCGGCGGCTGGATCGTCCGCCCCCACAGCCGGCGCCGGCGCTTCGGCGCCAGGCGCGCCCACCGCAGCCGCTCCCGGTGCACAGGCCCGCGCGCTCACGCCCCCCGCCAATCTCGATTTGTCGCGTTTCCCCGGGATTCCGCTCTCCGAAGGACTCATCGTCGTGTCCGGTGTCGCCGAAGAGCGCGGCGACTATGAAGTCGTGAAGCGGATTTCGCTTCCGACCACCGATCGCGTCCAGATCTCGTACTCGGCCACCGTGCCCGTTTCAGGGGAACCGACCGAACTGCGCGGCAGCCGAATCGTGCTGGCCCGCGACCTGCAGTCGGCCCGCATTTACCGGGTCCGGTGGCTATCCGGTCGGACGGAGCTTGCGCGCGGAACAACGGCACTCGGCATCTCGACGGAGGTGTTCGAGGAGGTGCGAAGGGACGGGCGATCCGAGTGCTCGCTCGCGTCGATCGAACAGGCCGATTCGATGATCGGCGCCACGGGCCTGCCCAGCCCGGAATACGAAGGGGAACTCGAACGCGTGGAATCACACCCGGTGCCGATTCCCGTCGTCCTCGACGGCGAGCGTGAGTGGCTGCCGGCGATCCACGCGAAGGGCACATTCGAGGGACTGACCGGCGATGTGAGCGCGGAGTTCTGGTTTCTCGACGATCCGCGGAACCCCTTGACGCTGCGCGCCATCATCGGCACGGCCCGGCTCGTGGTCGTGCGGATCGACCGGCCGAAGAGCGCCGACAGCGGCCGGCTCGAGCGGGCCTTGTCCGGCGACGAACAGGTGGAGCTGCCCGGCGTCTACTTCGAGTTCGCGAGCGCGCGCCTGCGGCCCGAGTCGGATGCCGCCCTTGCTGAAATCGCCGCCGTGCTGCGCCGCCACCCGGACTGGAAAGTCCGCCTCGAGGGTCACACCGACAGCGTCGGCAGCGCCGAGTCCAATCTCAGGTTGTCACGCGCGCGCGCTGGCGCGGTCCGACAGGCGGTCGTTGAGCGCCTGGGCACGGGCGAGGACCGGCTGCAGGCCGAGGGTTTCGGCCAGACCAGGCCGAGAGAGAACAACGACACCCCGGAATCCCGCGCGAGAAACCGGCGCGTCGAGATCGTTCGCGTCCGCTGA